From Bacteroidota bacterium, the proteins below share one genomic window:
- the sucC gene encoding ADP-forming succinate--CoA ligase subunit beta, whose amino-acid sequence MNLHEYQAKSILKKYGVNVPEGMVAYSPDQAVDAAWIIREKTGSDKWAIKAQIHAGGRGKGGGIRIAGSFDEVKEHARHLIGMMLVTPQTSPQGKKVSKVLVEQNIYYPGISAIEEFYMSILLNRITGKFMILYSPRGGMDIEQVAAETPDQIFKEEIEPGIGVSGFQCRKIAFNLGLKGKALKEMMNFVPSLYKAFIDSDATLFEINPVFKTSDDHIFAADAKVVVDDNALYRHPDILQMRDLDEEDPIEVEASKFDLNYIKLNGNIGCMVNGAGLAMATMDIIKLSGGEPANFLDVGGSASAKRVEEGFRIILSDPNVEGILLNIFGGIVRCDIVAQGVVDAYRNIGEIKVPVIVRLQGTNAEEGKRIIDESGLKVYSAIRLQDAAELVTHVLNK is encoded by the coding sequence ATGAATTTACACGAATATCAGGCAAAATCGATTTTAAAAAAATACGGCGTTAACGTCCCCGAAGGCATGGTGGCTTATTCTCCCGACCAGGCCGTTGATGCCGCATGGATCATCAGGGAAAAGACCGGCTCCGACAAATGGGCTATCAAAGCTCAGATACATGCCGGCGGCAGGGGTAAAGGCGGCGGCATCCGCATTGCCGGCTCCTTTGATGAAGTAAAAGAACATGCACGGCATCTTATAGGCATGATGCTGGTCACACCTCAAACAAGTCCACAGGGTAAAAAAGTCAGTAAAGTGCTCGTCGAACAGAATATCTATTACCCTGGCATATCGGCGATTGAGGAGTTTTATATGAGCATACTTCTCAACAGGATAACCGGAAAATTCATGATACTTTACTCACCGCGTGGTGGTATGGACATCGAGCAGGTGGCAGCCGAAACGCCTGATCAGATCTTCAAGGAAGAGATCGAGCCCGGTATTGGTGTCAGCGGCTTTCAGTGCAGGAAAATCGCATTTAACCTTGGATTGAAAGGCAAGGCACTCAAGGAGATGATGAACTTCGTGCCATCCCTGTACAAGGCTTTTATCGACTCTGACGCCACTCTCTTTGAGATTAATCCTGTTTTCAAGACTTCCGATGATCATATCTTTGCTGCCGACGCTAAAGTTGTCGTGGATGATAATGCCCTGTACCGTCATCCCGACATACTTCAGATGCGCGACCTGGATGAAGAAGATCCCATCGAAGTGGAAGCCAGCAAATTTGACCTTAACTATATCAAGCTCAACGGAAATATCGGGTGCATGGTAAATGGTGCAGGCCTGGCCATGGCGACAATGGATATCATCAAATTATCGGGTGGCGAGCCGGCTAACTTCCTCGATGTCGGCGGCTCCGCCAGCGCTAAAAGGGTTGAAGAAGGTTTCCGCATCATCCTTTCCGATCCCAACGTGGAAGGCATCCTGCTCAATATCTTCGGCGGTATAGTACGCTGCGATATTGTAGCACAAGGTGTTGTTGATGCTTACCGGAATATCGGCGAAATCAAAGTGCCTGTCATCGTCCGCCTGCAGGGTACTAATGCTGAAGAAGGAAAACGCATCATTGATGAATCCGGATTAAAAGTCTATTCAGCTATCCGGCTCCAGGATGCCGCCGAACTGGTGACACATGTCTTGAATAAATAA